The following coding sequences lie in one Panicum virgatum strain AP13 chromosome 6N, P.virgatum_v5, whole genome shotgun sequence genomic window:
- the LOC120678447 gene encoding probable carboxylesterase 12 — translation MAAVGGRLSSAVLLLLNMAGALLAPRGALSPAPPAAGAEDDADVDFFFFPFLVLYKSGRVQRFMGTDTVPASTDPATGVASRDVAVDAAAGLAVRLYLPSLATNSTAAEAADGGGRLPLLVFYHGGAFVTESAFSPTYHRYLNALASRARVLAVSIEYHLAPERRLPTAYDDAWAALRWALASARSPGPGADPWLSRHADPARLFLAGDSAGGNIAHNMAMRAGREGLDGGTAIRGLALLDPYFWGRRPVPSETRDEGMRRWRERTWSFVCAGRYGIDDPVVNPVAMPPEEWRRLASARVLITVAGLDTLSARGRAYVRALRASGWRGEAELYETPGEQHVYFLNKPDSEKAAKEMEVVADFINGGQGSSAALRTDA, via the coding sequence atggcggcggtggggggCCGCCTCTCGTCCGCGGTGTTGCTCCTGCTCAACATGGCGGGCGCGCTGCTCGCCCCACGCGGCGCGCTTTCcccggccccgcccgccgccggcgccgaggacgACGCGGACGtggacttcttcttcttcccgttCCTGGTCCTCTACAAGAGCGGCCGCGTGCAGCGCTTCATGGGCACGGACACCGTGCCGGCGTCCACGGACCCGGCCACGGGCGTCGCCTCCAGGGACGtggccgtcgacgccgccgccggcctcgccgtgcGCCTCTACCTGCCGAGCCTCGCCACCAActccacggcggcggaggcggcggacggTGGCGGCAGGCTGCCGCTCCTCGTGTTCTACCACGGCGGCGCGTTCGTCACGGAGTCGGCCTTCTCGCCGACGTACCACCGGTACCTGAACGCGCTGGCGTCCAGGGCCCGGGTGCTCGCCGTGTCCATCGAGTACCACCTCGCGCCCGAGCGCCGCCTCCCCACGGCCTACGACGACGCgtgggcggcgctccggtgggcGCTCGCGAGCGCGCGGTCGCCGGGGCCGGGCGCCGACCCCTGGCTGTCGCGGCACGCGGACCCGGCGCGGCTCTTCCTGGCCGGCGACAGCGCCGGCGGCAACATCGCGCACAACATGGCGATGCGCGCGGGGCGGGAGGGCCTGGACGGCGGCACCGCCATCCGGGGTCTCGCGCTGCTAGACCCCTACTTCTGGGGGAGGCGGCCCGTGCCGTCGGAGACGAGGGACGAGGGCatgcggcggtggcgcgagcGGACGTGGAGCTTCGTGTGCGCGGGGCGATACGGGATCGACGACCCGGTGGTCAACCCGGTGGCCATGCCGCCggaggagtggcggcggctCGCCTCCGCGCGCGTGCTCATCACCGTGGCCGGGCTGGACACGCTGAGCGCGAGGGGCCGCGCGTACGTCCGCGCGCTCCGGGCGAGCGggtggcgcggcgaggcggagctgtACGAGACGCCCGGCGAGCAGCACGTCTACTTCCTCAACAAGCCCGACAGCGAGAAGGCAGCCAAGGAGATGGAGGTCGTGGCGGACTTCATCAATGGCGGCCAAGGGAGCTCCGCAGCTTTAAGAACGGATGCCTGA
- the LOC120678446 gene encoding protein transport protein SEC23-like codes for MSEFLDLEAQDGIRMTWNVIPGTKQDATNCVVPVSAIFTPLKPNPAIPVLPYAPLRCRMCHSILNSFSIVDFVAKIWVCPFCFQRNHFPQHYSSISENNLPAELFPQYTTVEYASTAEMGPVAPPVFLFVVDTCMIEEEIGYLKSALAQAIELLPDQSLVGFITFGTYVQVHELGFGLLPKSYVFKGTKEVTKEQILDQMSFFAGKTKPTTGVIAGARDGLSTESIARFLLPASECEFVLNSVIEELQKDPWPVPADKRSSRCTGVALSVAASLLGVCVPGSGARIMAFVGGPSTEGPGSIVSKSLSEPIRSHKDLDKGSAPLYNKAVKFYEDISKQLVNQGHVLDLFACALDQVGVAEMKVAVERTGGIVVLAESFGHSVFKDSLRRIFQSSDNDLDLSFNGIFEINCSKDVKIQGIIGPCTSLEKKSPLSSDTVIGQGNTSAWKMCGLDRKTSLCLIFDIAKKDGPESIGQLASNQFYFQFLTYYQHHEGQMRLRATTLSRKWVAGSGGVQELIAGFDQEAAAAVMARLVSFKMEAEADFDPIRWLDRALISLCSKFGDYHKETPSSFSLSPRLSIFPQFIFNLRRSQFVQVFNNSPDETAYFTMMLNRENVANAVVMIQPSLISYSFQSAPEPVLLDVTAIAADRILLLDSYFTVVIFHGITIAQWRKAGYQDQEGHEAFAQLLQAPQEEADAIIKERFPVPRLVVCDQHGSQARFLLAKLNPSVKYNSNNPPPPGGDVIFTDDVSFQVFMDHLQRLAVQ; via the exons ATGTCTGAGTTTCTGGACCTTGAGGCCCAGGATGGGATAAGAATGACATGGAATGTCATACCAGGCACAAAGCAGGATGCTACTAACTGTGTGGTCCCTGTTTCCGCCATTTTTACTCCTCTAAAGCCAAATCCTGCAATTCCTGTTCTTCCTTATGCCCCCCTCCGTTGCCGCATGTGCCACTCTATCCTCAACTCCTTCTCCATAGTTGACTTTGTTGCAAAGATTTGGGTCTGTCCATTCTGCTTTCAGCGCAACCACTTCCCCCAACATTACTCCTCTATTTCAGAAAACAACCTCCCTGCCGAACTGTTTCCACAGTATACCACCGTTGAGTATGCATCCACTGCTGAAATGGGTCCTGTGGCGCCTCCTGTCTTCCTCTTTGTTGTTGATACATGTATGATTGAGGAGGAGATTGGATATTTGAAGTCTGCTTTAGCACAAGCTATTGAACTATTGCCAGATCAATCCCTTGTTGGATTTATTACTTTTGGGACATATGTGCAG GTGCATGAGTTGGGTTTTGGCTTGTTGCCAAAGTCATATGTGTTCAAAGGGACCAAAGAAGTGACAAAGGAGCAAATTCTGGACCAAATGAGCTTCTTTGCCGGGAAAACTAAACCCACAACAGGTGTGATCGCTGGTGCAAGGGACGGCCTTTCAACAGAGAGCATTGCTAGGTTCCTGCTGCCTGCTTCTGAGTGCGAGTTTGTGTTGAATTCA GTTATAGAAGAACTGCAAAAGGACCCTTGGCCTGTTCCAGCTGATAAACGTTCATCAAGATGTACTGGAGTTGCATTAAGTGTTGCTGCTAGTCTCTTGGGGGTTTGCGTTCCTGGATCAGGTGCTAGAATTATGGCCTTTGTAGGTGGCCCATCTACGGAGGGACCTGGTTCT ATCGTGTCCAAGTCCCTATCGGAACCAATTCGCTCACACAAAGACCTTGATAAAGGTTCAGCTCCACTTTATAACAAAGCTGTTAAGTTCTATGAGGATATCTCTAAGCAGCTTGTGAATCAAGGGCATGTACTTGATTTATTTGCTTGTGCGCTTGACCAG GTAGGTGTTGCTGAGATGAAGGTTGCAGTGGAGAGAACTGGTGGAATAGTTGTGCTTGCAGAAAGTTTTGGTCATTCTGTTTTTAAAGACTCACTTCGACGAATCTTTCAGTCAAGTGACAATGATCTTGATTTATCATTCAA TGGTATATTTGAGATAAACTGCTCAAAGGATGTCAAAATCCAAGGAATTATTGGACCTTGTACTTCTCTGGAGAAG AAAAGTCCTCTATCCTCAGATACAGTCATAGGTCAGGGAAACACTAGTGCTTGGAAGATGTGTGGTCTAGACAGGAAAACATCACTGTGTTTAATATTTGATATTGCAAAGAAGGATGGGCCAGAATCGATTGGTCAATTAGCTAGCAATCAGTTCTACTTCCAATTCTTAACCTA TTACCAGCATCATGAGGGTCAGATGAGATTACGAGCCACTACACTTTCTAGAAAATGGGTTGCTGGTTCTGGTGGTGTGCAG GAGCTAATAGCTGGATTTGATCAAGAGGCGGCTGCGGCAGTCATGGCACGCTTGGTCTCATTTAAGATGGAAGCTGAG GCTGATTTTGACCCGATAAGATGGCTTGACCGAGCATTAATTAGTTTATGTTCGAAATTTGGAGACTATCACAAAGAAACACCCTCATCTTTCAGTTTATCCCCTCGCCTCTCAATTTTCCCCCAGTTTATTTTCAATTTGAGACGATCTCAGTTTGTTCAG GTTTTTAACAATAGTCCGGATGAAACTGCATATTTCACAATGATGCTAAACAGAGAGAATGTAGCGAATGCAGTTGTGATGATCCAGCCATCACTTATATCTTATTCATTCCAATCAGCTCCAGAGCCTGTTCTGTTGGATGTAACTGCAATTGCAGCTGATAGGATCCTTTTGTTGGACTCTTATTTTACTGTTGTCATATTCCATGGAATAACAATTGCACAGTGGCGAAAGGCTGGTTACCAAGATCAAGAAGGCCATGAG GCATTTGCCCAGTTGTTGCAAGCTCCACAAGAGGAAGCTGATGCAATAATCAAGGAACGCTTTCCTGTGCCTCGTTTGGTTGTGTGTGATCAACATGGTTCTCAG GCTCGATTCTTACTGGCAAAGCTTAATCCATCTGTCAAGTATAACTCCAACAATCCTCCACCACCGGGAGGGGATGTCATATTCACGGATGACGTGAGCTTCCAGGTCTTCATGGACCATCTCCAACGCTTGGCGGTTCAGTAA
- the LOC120678962 gene encoding tuliposide A-converting enzyme 1, chloroplastic-like — translation MAASPVAPPPAAADDEIVYESMPCIRIYKNRVERYFGSEFVAASTDAATGVASRDVVISPNVSARLYLPRLEGGAAKLPVLVYYHGGGFCLGSAFNPTFHAYFNSFAALAGVLVVSVEYRLAPEHPVPAAYADSREALAWVVSHLAGPAKDPWVAGHADFARLYLGGESAGSNIAHHMAMRVAAEGLPHGAQIRGLVMIHPYFLGTDKVPSDDLDPVARESLGSLWRVMCPATTGEDDLLINPFVDGAPPLASLACGRVLVCVGERDVLRDRGRAYYDRLRASGWQGEAAIWQAPNKGHTFHLLEPSCDEAVAQDKVISDFLNR, via the coding sequence ATGGCCGCCTCCCCCGTcgcgcctccgccggccgcggcggacgaCGAGATCGTCTACGAGTCGATGCCCTGCATCCGCATCTACAAGAACCGCGTGGAGCGCTACTTCGGCTCCGAGTTCGTCGCCGCCTCCAccgacgccgccaccggcgtCGCGTCCAGGGACGTGGTCATCTCCCCCAACGTCTCCGCGCGCCTCTACCTCCCGCGCCTCGAGGGCGGGGCCGCCAAGCTCCCCGTCCTCGTCTACTaccacggcggcggcttctGCCTCGGCTCCGCCTTCAACCCCACCTTCCACGCCTACTTCAACAGCTtcgcggcgctcgccggcgtcctCGTCGTCTCCGTCGAGTACCGCCTCGCGCCCGAGCACCCCGTCCCCGCCGCCTACGCCGACTCCAGGGAGGCCCTCGCCTGGGTCGTCTCCCACCTCGCCGGTCCCGCCAAGGACCCGTGGGTCGCGGGCCACGCCGACTTCGCCCGCCTCTACCTCGGCGGCGAGAGCGCGGGCTCCAACATCGCGCACCACATGGCGATGCGCGTCGCCGCGGAGGGGCTGCCCCACGGCGCCCAGATCCGGGGCCTCGTCATGATCCACCCCTACTTCCTGGGCACCGACAAGGTGCCCTCCGACGACCTCGACCCCGTGGCGCGCGAGAGCCTGGGCTCCCTGTGGCGCGTCATGTGCCCGGCCACCACCGGCGAGGACGACCTGCTCATCAACCCCTTCGTGgacggcgcgccgccgctggcgtccCTGGCGTGCGGCCGCGTGCTCGTGTGCGTCGGCGAGCGCGACGTGCTCCGCGACCGCGGCCGCGCCTACTACGACCGGCTCAGGGCCAGCGGCTGGCAAGGCGAGGCCGCGATCTGGCAGGCGCCCAACAAGGgccacacgttccacctcctgGAGCCGAGCTGCGACGAGGCCGTCGCGCAGGACAAGGTCATCAGCGACTTCCTCAACCGCTGA
- the LOC120678448 gene encoding probable BRI1 kinase inhibitor 1, producing the protein MSHRLGRVVSDLSHSNSRGAAGQQGLHHQSTTTASNNHDRGNAGRARQRLALLFSGVVAWTRSESSSETGCSSSREKNKKQQQTANGGGAGARRRGLDIVLALRKYVSMVEQLFASYSSRGSSARRDGDGRDARRRRRPHTFTYARGGGGGASSSSSRRHKQGRQSSAPASLRGSPANSGHLAVGESVARKASTPSEVSTMEELHSAIQAAIAHCKSSAGGEPQQPRA; encoded by the coding sequence ATGTCCCACCGCCTCGGCCGCGTCGTCAGCGACCTCAGCCACAGCAACTCCCGCGGCGCAGCGGGCCAGCAGGGCCTCCACCACCAGagcacgacgacggcgagcaacAACCACGACCGCGGCAACGCCGGCAGGGCCAGGCAGAGGCTCGCGCTCCTCTTCTCCGGCGTTGTCGCCTGGACAAGGAGCGAGAGCAGCAGCGAAAcgggctgcagcagcagcagggagaAAAACAAGAAGCAGCAGCAAACCGCCAATGGCGGAGGAGCCGGCGCCAGGCGCCGAGGCCTCGACATAGTCCTGGCGCTGCGGAAGTACGTGTCGATGGTGGAGCAGCTCTTCGCGTCCTACTCCagccgcggcagcagcgcccgccgggacggggacgggcgggacgcgcggcgccggcggaggccgcACACGTTCACctacgcccgcggcggcggcggcggcgcctcatCGTCGTCCAGCAGGCGGCACAAGCAGGGGAGGCAGTCGTCGGCGCCCGCGTCGCTGCGGGGGTCGCCCGCCAACAGCGGGCACCTCGCCGTGGGGGAGTCGGTGGCTCGTAAGGCGTCGACGCCGTCGGAGGTAAGCACGATGGAGGAGCTCCACAGCGCCATCCAGGCCGCCATCGCGCACTGCAAGagctccgccggcggcgagccgcagcagccgcgcgcgtaa
- the LOC120678964 gene encoding probable carboxylesterase 7, whose protein sequence is MHSAGSLSLLPPRAVAMAMASPVLLLVAALCALLVAAGEARADAAVGASAFRSRGTDPNMEVKFDFSPFLIQYKNGRVQRFMGTAFVPPSLDARTGVASKDVVVDQGTGLRARIYRPSRRAVVGGGGGRLPVLVYFHGGAFVVESAFDPVYHSYLNALTARAGVVAVSVNYRLAPEHPLPAAYDDAWAALSWVLENARPGGGGEPWLSKHGDASRLFLAGDSAGGNIAHNLAMRAGQQGGGAARTAIRGVALLDPYFLGRYVSPGAERAWGFICAGRYGTGHPYVNPAALPAAAWRALPPPRVLMTVSGQDRLGPFQRAYVDALRASGWRGEARLYVTPGEGHCYFLNNLAAPKAAMHMATLAAFINGS, encoded by the coding sequence ATGCACAGTGCGGGGTCACTCTCGCTGCTGCCACCGCGCGCCGTGGCCATGGCTATGGCGTCCCCTGTCCTCCTGCTCGTCGCCGCGCTCTGCGCGTTGCTCGTGGCGGCAGGGGAGGCGAGGGCGGATGCCGCGGTGGGGGCGTCGGCATTCCGCAGCCGGGGCACGGACCCCAACATGGAGGTCAAGTTCGACTTCTCGCCGTTCCTGATCCAGTACAAGAACGGCCGCGTGCAGCGGTTCATGGGCACGGCGTTCGTGCCGCCGTCCCTGGACGCGCGCACGGGCGTCGCCTCCAAGGACGTGGTCGTGGACCAGGGCACCGGGCTCAGGGCGCGGATCTACCGGccgagccgccgcgccgtcgtcggcgggggcggcggcaggctccccgTGCTCGTCTACTTCCACGGCGGcgcgttcgtggtcgagtcggCGTTCGACCCCGTGTACCACAGCTACCTCAACGCGCTGACGGCGAGGGCGGGCGTCGTCGCGGTGTCGGTGAACTACCGCCTCgcgccggagcacccgctcCCCGCGGCGTACGACGACGCGTGGGCGGCGCTGTCGTGGGTGCTCGAGAACgcgcggcccggcggcggcggggagccctgGCTGTCCAAGCACGGCGACGCCTCCCGCCTGTTCCTCGCCGGCGACAGCGCCGGCGGCAACATCGCACACAACCTGGCGATGCGCGCGGgccagcagggcggcggcgcggcgaggacggccATCCGGGGCGTGGCGCTGCTGGACCCCTACTTCCTGGGGCGGTACGTGTCCCCCGGCGCGGAGCGCGCGTGGGGGTTCATCTGCGCGGGGCGGTACGGGACGGGGCACCCGTACGTGAacccggcggcgctccccgcggcggcgtggcgggcgctgccgccgccgcgcgtgctGATGACGGTGTCCGGGCAGGACCGGCTCGGCCCGTTCCAGCGCGCGTACGTGGACGCGCTCCGCGCCAGCGGGTggcgcggggaggcgcggcTCTACGTGACCCCCGGCGAGGGCCACTGCTACTTCCTCAACAACCTCGCCGCGCCCAAGGCCGCCATGCACATGGCCACGCTCGCCGCCTTCATCAacggcagctag